The sequence AGGGGAACGATTAAAGGGCCGATATTGATGGTTTGCCGATTTATTTTCATCGCAGTTGAACGATTTGCCGTTCTCTGCCAAAATCTATCTACGCTACAAACCGTACTACAAAGATTTTCATGTAAGGATTTCTAAATTCTAATTGTACATTTATGTTCTAATAAAGGATAAAAGAAGTAAATTCCCAAAAAAGGAGTTTTTATTCGCGAATCAAGGCAATGAGCGAAAAGCCTCTTGTGTAATGTGTacgtaggtaaaaaaataaactctattGTCTGTGGTTATGGTTGAGTAGTTTGTTGTGTGGTGtgtgaataataaattttaaaatacataatcgATCAATGATGGAAAACGCTGAAGAAATATTCCATTTTCTTGAAGATTTCTCCAAACGCAAACCTAAAACAATCCCACAAGAACTCAACGAATACTTGGCATACGTAGCTCGGACCGGCGATCCAGTCTACCAATGGTCACTCGTTAAAAGTTTGTTCAAAGAAAAACTTCTATCTGTGATCACGGATTTCTACGAAACCACACCAGGTATTGACATTCCACCTTACCCCAACGTGGACCCATTCAATTATGACATCATGAAAAATAGCCTACTAGAACGCCTAGATTCATTTACGTCTGCCCCATTCACAGTTCAAAGAATTTGTGAATTACTAACTTATCCACGTAAACAATACAACCGCGTTGACAAGTTTATGAGAGCTATAGAAAAGAACATTTTAGTTGTAAGCACTAGAGAACCAGGAATACAGCGCCATGCTGAACCTGAAAATGGTGACCCCGTTGAACCCATTGTGAACGGCTCAGATAATAATTCCGAGTACAATGTGGATGTCGAAATGGAAGACATGTCTTGGAAGGAGAATGCTGAGCAGCCACAAATATCAGAACCTCAACCAGGATCTTCAGATGCTCACATTTCAGTAGATGACATTGAGGCTCGATTAAAGGCTAAACAAGAGACTCCAATGGATACTCAAGACAAAATTGCTACTCAATATGAATCAGTTACGCCTCCTGAACTTAACATAGGTGCTGATGAACCACCAGAGGAAATAAAAACCAATGCGGAGACAACACCCCAAGCAACAATAGCCACTGAGGAACCTAAAGTGGATGCAACCTCAGCAAGTGCCAGTGAGGAACCAAAGGTTGATGTTGAAATGAAACCCGAGGATGCACCTACTGCTGCCGCTCCTACTTTGATCATTCCAGAAATAAAAGTTGAAGATGCTGAAATGACTGAACAGAGGCTTACTGAGAAAACTTCAACTGATAAGGTTGAAGATGTTAGTCAGCCTGTTGAAAAGGAACCTCCTAGCTCAGAGCCTAAAACTGTGATAGAAGCACAACCAGTGTCTATGGATGAGAATAGCTCAGACTCAACAACAAAAGAAGACAATGAACCTAAACTTATTTCTGAAGTTTCAACATCAAGTGAAGAAAGTTCCTCTTCAAGTGATAACACTGATGGTAATAGCAATTCCCCTAAGACTGACGAGAGGCACATTGATGTGCAAGATGAGTCAAACCAGTCTGATACTCCATCGGACACAGCTTCAGAAGAAAGTAATGTTAAGGATTCTGAGCCAACACCTGAGACCACTCCTGAAAGGCCTCCAGAAGAAGCTTCTCCTAAAGTTGAAATGCAATCAGATAATTACTCAATATCTGATGTGAACTCTGAACTACCTCAGCCTCCAGAAGTACCCAAGGCACAAGAGGTGCCAGAGGAGAAAAAGGAACCAGAAAAGATTGAGGAAGAAGTAAAGTCTGACAATACAGTAACAGAAGCAAACAAAGAGTCGTAAATGATCTGActctttaatttataattattcttttttattctgtgACTGTTAGTTGATAAGTAGAAAAGTAAATGAATTTTCTTTAGACACTATGATGAATTTCAAGTGTTTCCCAATAATATTCATAGAATCTAATTTAGTACCCTCATCCTCTTAGTAAGTTGAAATAGTTTAATTGCTGGTAAAATGCAAGTGCTTTATGGTCAAACTGCCTATTAATActtgaaatgaaaatgaatgattgtaacttagtattattttataccaaTTTAATGTAacgaatatgaaaaataaatgatgaatcaGTTTTGTAATATCACTTTTTAcgttttatcaatttaattgatAAAGTTCATTGCAGTCAGAAAATATGTACTGAATGTTAAGTAACAAGAACcaatataaaatacctatatatttttctaaaaatgcTTACGTCGTGAATTAAAAACTTGGCAACAAAGAAACATAATCATTAGttgcaaaattttgcaaataGATGGCACCTAATAGACTGTCTGTATGTGTGAATGTGCCTCTCTTTAAgctcaaacaaaaaagtttattttttgtttgagctTCTTTACTATATCACGGTTACTGCGTAGcggtatgtattatgtatgtttatatacGTAAAGAACCTGAAACACGATGATTAGAGGCAATGAAATAACGagtcataaaaaataacgatttatttcaacaaaaaatctatttacataggtacgtaGAGTAGGCTTTTggaataaaacttaatttaactaGATTACAATAACAACTCAGTCCTAtaaatctacataaaaataaacctcacttaaaactattttacaaaaatactatGGTATCGAATACTCTGTACAGGTAACTAACTAGCGTTTCTTAATGCCAAGAACTTTGAGTTCATTTCTCATGATTTTACCGGCCGCGTTCCTTGGGATTGATTCTAAAAATACGACGCCTCCGTCAAGGTGCTTATATCTAGTGAGCTTCTGTGCGACCAAGTCGGTGATATCTTTCTCCGTGAGCTTCTGTTTGGGCTTGAGTACTACGAACGCTTTGGGGACTTCTCCCGCCAACGGGTCGGGAACTCCGACTACGGCAACATCTGCTACTTCTGGACGCtccataattatattttctaattcTGTCGGTGATACCTGTAAAGCGGAATGTTTTATAAGTGACGGGTTTTTTTAGTAGCTTTTTTGCcattgtaaacaaatatttgtcaGTGAATTCTATCTTATCTTCATCGTGACTTGCACCGTGAATAACGAACCTGTCATAAGGTACAAAGTCCCAGTAATTTTGCAAGGAGATATATTTAGTAACACAGATGTCGCTACGTACCTGATTGCCCTTAACCTTAATGAGTTCTTTGGTGCGGTCAACTATGTAGAAATAGAATTCGTCGTCGTAGTATGCAA is a genomic window of Helicoverpa armigera isolate CAAS_96S chromosome 16, ASM3070526v1, whole genome shotgun sequence containing:
- the LOC110384520 gene encoding serine/threonine-protein phosphatase 4 regulatory subunit 2, whose translation is MMENAEEIFHFLEDFSKRKPKTIPQELNEYLAYVARTGDPVYQWSLVKSLFKEKLLSVITDFYETTPGIDIPPYPNVDPFNYDIMKNSLLERLDSFTSAPFTVQRICELLTYPRKQYNRVDKFMRAIEKNILVVSTREPGIQRHAEPENGDPVEPIVNGSDNNSEYNVDVEMEDMSWKENAEQPQISEPQPGSSDAHISVDDIEARLKAKQETPMDTQDKIATQYESVTPPELNIGADEPPEEIKTNAETTPQATIATEEPKVDATSASASEEPKVDVEMKPEDAPTAAAPTLIIPEIKVEDAEMTEQRLTEKTSTDKVEDVSQPVEKEPPSSEPKTVIEAQPVSMDENSSDSTTKEDNEPKLISEVSTSSEESSSSSDNTDGNSNSPKTDERHIDVQDESNQSDTPSDTASEESNVKDSEPTPETTPERPPEEASPKVEMQSDNYSISDVNSELPQPPEVPKAQEVPEEKKEPEKIEEEVKSDNTVTEANKES